The Palaemon carinicauda isolate YSFRI2023 chromosome 37, ASM3689809v2, whole genome shotgun sequence genome contains a region encoding:
- the LOC137628954 gene encoding uncharacterized protein — MDEPLEQTASVSPGHETEIQIRINIVWEASCKQKEIIKIKMPLSLKSKVFNQLAIPVSTYASESRSLTKPMECKVVRTETIMMGSTLPDRYRASWIQEQTNVDIVTTYKKEKWPCTEPILRMAGDR; from the coding sequence atggacgaacctctagagcagacagcaagtgtttctcctggacatgagaccgaaattcaaATAAGGATAAACATAGTATGGGAAGCTTcttgtaaacaaaaagagattatcaaaattaagatgccactttctctaaaaagtaaagtatttaatcagttggccataccagtatcaacttatgcatcagaatctcgGAGCCTTACCAAACCCATGGAATGTAAGGTAGTTAGAActgaaacaataatgatgggatcAACATTACCAGACAGATATAGAGcatcatggatacaagagcaaaccaaCGTAGATAttgtaacaacatataagaaagagaaatggcCGTGTACAGAACCTATATTGAGAATGGCAGGTGATAGATAG